One Chelonoidis abingdonii isolate Lonesome George chromosome 17, CheloAbing_2.0, whole genome shotgun sequence DNA segment encodes these proteins:
- the TATDN2 gene encoding 3'-5' RNA nuclease TATDN2 isoform X2: MFWCSMKELYKSKGGASCNLTPRTEGKGVSEEQTGDHRKKRMKDQGSTVIYLKALQDAFGKSLGRKVRKEASTSNGDQDQSPCHSKEPCKSDGNSRSICAVSGREEDQRPQLDSDRKKTSVDENNACASSVSTGQSNPKEQNVDYQRPDIAGPSPKLVFVDEHNSSSEEDFEFQERDMLEKDPFVGSDWSDVDDVESLARFSQEDSVPHHNRSVILETSPVTTDYVMYPAHLYNRPWGDFAKCWTSSPKPPNRSFSNPSEDTTYLGGSSSSHLCDISIEFAACTPSNTLKDLESGIEVGHWRSRSFESSLVSEEKSKMSSKEAESYAPIISRALMSDSFTSEYVNQEATIELPKHLQEGFIDTHCHLDMLYSKMSFRGTFAKFRKVYNSSFPKEFQGCIADFCDPRTLKDFLWEDLLKEEMVWGAFGCHPHFARYYTDLHERDLLQALRHPKAIAFGEMGLDYSYKCSTDVSKQHKVFEKQLQLAVSLRKPLVIHCREADDDLLGIMKKFVPKDYKIHRHCFTGSYDVIEPLLEHFPNLSVGFTALLTYSSAFEARETIRKIPLNRIIVETDAPYFLPRQVPKSICQFSHPGLALYTVREIARLKDLPLSHTLAVLRQNTNHVYNL; encoded by the exons atGTTTTGGTGCTCTATGAAGGAA CTTTATAAATCCAAGGGTGGTGCAAGCTGTAACCTCACACCAAGGACTGAAGGTAAAGGTGTCTCAGAAGAACAGACTGGGGATCATAGGAAGAAGAGAATGAAGGATCAGGGATCCACAGTAATATACCTTAAAGCTCTCCAGGATGCATTTGGGAAATCATTAGGGAGAAAGGTCAGAAAGGAGGCATCTACATCAAATGGAGATCAAGATCAAAGCCCTTGTCATAGTAAAGAGCCTTGCAAATCAGATGGCAACTCAAGAAGTATCTGTGCAGTTTCAGGGCGTGAAGAAGATCAGCGACCTCAGCTAGATTCAGACCGAAAGAAAACTTCAGTAGATGAAAACAATGCTTGTGCTAGTTCAGTTAGCACTGGACAGAGTAATCCCAAAGAACAGAATGTGGATTACCAAAGGCCAGATATTGCAGGACCCTCGCCAAAGCTTGTATTTGTGGATGAACACAATTCAAGTTCAGAAGAAGATTTTGAG TTCCAAGAGCGAGATATGTTGGAAAAGGATCCCTTCGTGGGAAGTGATTGGTCTGATGTGGATGATGTAGAATCTCTAGCTAGGTTCTCCCAGGAGGATTCAGTTCCACATCACAATAGGTCAGTTATTTTGGAGACTTCACCAGTTACAACTGATTACGTAATGTACCCTGCTCATCTCTACAATCGCCCATGGGGTGACTTTGCAAAGTGCTGGACAAGTAGTCCAAAACCACCTAATCGTTCATTTTCAAACCCCAGTGAGGATACTACTTATTTAGGTGGCTCAAGTAGCAGTCATCTTTGTGATATTTCTATAGAATTTGCAGCATGCACTCCTTCCAATACATTGAAAGATCTAGAGTCTGGAATTGAAGTTGGACATTGGAGATCACGTTCCTTTGAGTCTTCCCTGgtctctgaggagaaaagcaaaatgtCTAGCAAGGAAGCAGAATCATATGCTCCCATTATCTCTAGAGCACTGATGTCTGATTCTTTTACTTCTGAATATGTAAACCAGGAAGCAACTATTGAACTCCCTAAACATTTACAGGAAGGTTTCATTGATACCCATTGCCACCTGGACATGCTGTATTCCAAGATGTCTTTCAGGGGTACGTTTGCAAAGTTTAGAAAAGTTTACAATAGCTCCTTTCCGAAAGAATTTCAAGGCTGTATAGCTGACTTCTGTGATCCTCGGACCTTAAAGGACTTCTTGTGGGAGGATTTGTTAAAAGAAGAAATGGTTTGGGGAGCATTTGGCTGTCATCCACATTTTGCACGTTACTACACAGACCTCCATGAAAGAGATCTCTTACAGGCACTGAGGCACCCGAAAGCTATTGCATTTGGAGAGATGGGTCTAGATTACTCTTATAAATGCTCTACTGATGTCTCCAAGCAACATAAG GTATTTGAAAAGCAACTGCAACTAGCTGTGTCCTTAAGGAAACCCTTGGTAATACACTGCAGAGAGGCTGATGATGATCTGCTAGGGATCATGAAAAAGTTTGTGCCTAAAGACTACAAGATACACAG GCATTGCTTTACTGGTAGTTACGATGTCATAGAGCCATTGCTAGAGCATTTCCCAAACCTTTCTGTGGGATTCACTGCACTGCTGACTTACTCATCTGCCTTTGAAGCCAGAGAGACGATAAGAAAAATTCCTTTGAACAGAATAATTGTAGAAACAGATGCTCCCTATTTCCTCCCTAGGCAG
- the TATDN2 gene encoding 3'-5' RNA nuclease TATDN2 isoform X1, with translation MEPARRRRAKSAWDSWAGGSPAKYRKCSKEGPPCPSSRPGSATACLAHSGEAGSAGEPAPSGGAQTWLSPQPVCQGLSAGETSAAALSARGSSPDAADGSSSSVEERGRGCSLPRRTLLRKQPGWDISKADMVSMPRKSLNRELYKSKGGASCNLTPRTEGKGVSEEQTGDHRKKRMKDQGSTVIYLKALQDAFGKSLGRKVRKEASTSNGDQDQSPCHSKEPCKSDGNSRSICAVSGREEDQRPQLDSDRKKTSVDENNACASSVSTGQSNPKEQNVDYQRPDIAGPSPKLVFVDEHNSSSEEDFEFQERDMLEKDPFVGSDWSDVDDVESLARFSQEDSVPHHNRSVILETSPVTTDYVMYPAHLYNRPWGDFAKCWTSSPKPPNRSFSNPSEDTTYLGGSSSSHLCDISIEFAACTPSNTLKDLESGIEVGHWRSRSFESSLVSEEKSKMSSKEAESYAPIISRALMSDSFTSEYVNQEATIELPKHLQEGFIDTHCHLDMLYSKMSFRGTFAKFRKVYNSSFPKEFQGCIADFCDPRTLKDFLWEDLLKEEMVWGAFGCHPHFARYYTDLHERDLLQALRHPKAIAFGEMGLDYSYKCSTDVSKQHKVFEKQLQLAVSLRKPLVIHCREADDDLLGIMKKFVPKDYKIHRHCFTGSYDVIEPLLEHFPNLSVGFTALLTYSSAFEARETIRKIPLNRIIVETDAPYFLPRQVPKSICQFSHPGLALYTVREIARLKDLPLSHTLAVLRQNTNHVYNL, from the exons ATGGAGCCCGCCAGGCGCCGCCGGGCCAAGAGCGCATGGGACAGCTGGGCAGGCGGCTCCCCAGCCAAGTACCGCAAATGCTCCAAGGAAGGGCCGCCATGTCCGTCCTCCCGCCCCGGCTCCGCCACCGCCTGCCTCGCGCACTCGGGAGAGGCCGGGAGCGCTGGGGAGCCCGCGCCGAGCGGGGGGGCGCAGACCTGGCTTTCCCCACAGCCCGTTTGCCAAGGGCTTTCTGCCGGCGAGACATCCGCGGCCGCGCTCTCGGCACGAGGCTCCTCCCCAGATGCAGCAGAcgggagcagcagcagcgtggAAGAGAGGGGTAggggctgttcccttcccaggAGAACCCTGCTCAGGAAACAGCCTGGCTGGGACATTTCCAAGGCAGACATGGTCTCCATGCCCCGGAAATCCTTGAACCGGGAG CTTTATAAATCCAAGGGTGGTGCAAGCTGTAACCTCACACCAAGGACTGAAGGTAAAGGTGTCTCAGAAGAACAGACTGGGGATCATAGGAAGAAGAGAATGAAGGATCAGGGATCCACAGTAATATACCTTAAAGCTCTCCAGGATGCATTTGGGAAATCATTAGGGAGAAAGGTCAGAAAGGAGGCATCTACATCAAATGGAGATCAAGATCAAAGCCCTTGTCATAGTAAAGAGCCTTGCAAATCAGATGGCAACTCAAGAAGTATCTGTGCAGTTTCAGGGCGTGAAGAAGATCAGCGACCTCAGCTAGATTCAGACCGAAAGAAAACTTCAGTAGATGAAAACAATGCTTGTGCTAGTTCAGTTAGCACTGGACAGAGTAATCCCAAAGAACAGAATGTGGATTACCAAAGGCCAGATATTGCAGGACCCTCGCCAAAGCTTGTATTTGTGGATGAACACAATTCAAGTTCAGAAGAAGATTTTGAG TTCCAAGAGCGAGATATGTTGGAAAAGGATCCCTTCGTGGGAAGTGATTGGTCTGATGTGGATGATGTAGAATCTCTAGCTAGGTTCTCCCAGGAGGATTCAGTTCCACATCACAATAGGTCAGTTATTTTGGAGACTTCACCAGTTACAACTGATTACGTAATGTACCCTGCTCATCTCTACAATCGCCCATGGGGTGACTTTGCAAAGTGCTGGACAAGTAGTCCAAAACCACCTAATCGTTCATTTTCAAACCCCAGTGAGGATACTACTTATTTAGGTGGCTCAAGTAGCAGTCATCTTTGTGATATTTCTATAGAATTTGCAGCATGCACTCCTTCCAATACATTGAAAGATCTAGAGTCTGGAATTGAAGTTGGACATTGGAGATCACGTTCCTTTGAGTCTTCCCTGgtctctgaggagaaaagcaaaatgtCTAGCAAGGAAGCAGAATCATATGCTCCCATTATCTCTAGAGCACTGATGTCTGATTCTTTTACTTCTGAATATGTAAACCAGGAAGCAACTATTGAACTCCCTAAACATTTACAGGAAGGTTTCATTGATACCCATTGCCACCTGGACATGCTGTATTCCAAGATGTCTTTCAGGGGTACGTTTGCAAAGTTTAGAAAAGTTTACAATAGCTCCTTTCCGAAAGAATTTCAAGGCTGTATAGCTGACTTCTGTGATCCTCGGACCTTAAAGGACTTCTTGTGGGAGGATTTGTTAAAAGAAGAAATGGTTTGGGGAGCATTTGGCTGTCATCCACATTTTGCACGTTACTACACAGACCTCCATGAAAGAGATCTCTTACAGGCACTGAGGCACCCGAAAGCTATTGCATTTGGAGAGATGGGTCTAGATTACTCTTATAAATGCTCTACTGATGTCTCCAAGCAACATAAG GTATTTGAAAAGCAACTGCAACTAGCTGTGTCCTTAAGGAAACCCTTGGTAATACACTGCAGAGAGGCTGATGATGATCTGCTAGGGATCATGAAAAAGTTTGTGCCTAAAGACTACAAGATACACAG GCATTGCTTTACTGGTAGTTACGATGTCATAGAGCCATTGCTAGAGCATTTCCCAAACCTTTCTGTGGGATTCACTGCACTGCTGACTTACTCATCTGCCTTTGAAGCCAGAGAGACGATAAGAAAAATTCCTTTGAACAGAATAATTGTAGAAACAGATGCTCCCTATTTCCTCCCTAGGCAG